The following are encoded together in the Janthinobacterium sp. Marseille genome:
- a CDS encoding prephenate dehydrogenase/arogenate dehydrogenase family protein, translating to MLKKIVIFGVGLIGGSFARALRQAGTVEQIVGVGRTAAVLQRAKDLGIIDVASTSVEEALRGADLVLLAAPVAQTAVILESIKPYLQAGTVVTDAGSIKGEVVATARAVLGDKIAQFVPGHPIAGLEANGPEAAIPDLYVGKKVVLTPLPENSAADVALVAQAWQQCGAIIHQLTAENHDAVFAAVSHLPHLLAYALVDDIANKPHADLLFQYAASGFRDFTRIAGSSPEMWRDISLSNQGAILTELDAYIAQLTRFRAQLAAGDGEAMQAMFANAQRARQNWQRSIETAEPQPKPDGDE from the coding sequence GTGCTAAAAAAAATCGTCATCTTTGGAGTGGGTTTGATAGGCGGCTCGTTTGCGCGCGCGCTACGCCAGGCGGGTACGGTTGAGCAAATTGTTGGTGTAGGTCGTACCGCTGCAGTATTACAGCGCGCGAAGGACCTGGGCATTATTGATGTCGCCAGTACTTCTGTTGAAGAAGCTTTGCGCGGTGCCGACCTGGTATTGCTGGCGGCACCGGTGGCACAAACAGCAGTGATCCTGGAATCCATCAAACCTTATTTGCAAGCAGGTACTGTGGTGACTGATGCTGGTAGTATCAAAGGCGAGGTCGTTGCTACTGCGCGTGCGGTCCTGGGCGACAAGATTGCGCAATTCGTCCCCGGCCATCCGATTGCCGGACTGGAAGCAAATGGTCCGGAAGCGGCAATTCCTGATTTGTATGTCGGCAAGAAAGTCGTGCTGACGCCTTTGCCTGAAAATTCCGCTGCTGACGTCGCATTGGTGGCGCAAGCCTGGCAGCAATGCGGTGCGATCATCCATCAGTTGACGGCTGAAAATCATGATGCGGTATTCGCTGCAGTCAGCCACTTGCCGCACTTGCTGGCCTATGCGCTGGTAGACGATATCGCGAACAAACCACATGCTGATTTATTGTTCCAGTATGCCGCCAGCGGTTTCCGTGACTTCACACGGATTGCCGGTTCGTCGCCTGAAATGTGGCGCGATATCAGCCTGTCGAACCAGGGGGCGATCCTGACCGAGCTGGATGCATATATTGCACAACTGACGCGCTTTCGTGCGCAATTGGCGGCCGGCGATGGCGAGGCGATGCAGGCGATGTTTGCCAACGCACAGCGCGCGCGCCAGAATTGGCAGCGCAGCATAGAAACGGCTGAACCCCAGCCCAAACCAGATGGCGATGAATGA
- the cmk gene encoding (d)CMP kinase produces the protein MTSTPSSAIPVITIDGPTASGKGTVAQLVATELGFHYLDSGALYRLTALSALYRGIAIDDEQAVAKSVETLNCGFKDGDIFLDRENVTMSIRAEEVGNTASKIAALPAVRKALVDLQLRFREAPGLIADGRDMGTVIFPDAKLKVFLTASAEARAERRYKQLIDKGFSANIEDLLKDLNERDARDANRAIAPLKPAEEAYLLDTSNLTVQQAVDQVLAWYAAVKN, from the coding sequence ATGACTTCCACTCCTTCATCCGCCATTCCGGTCATCACCATTGATGGTCCCACCGCTTCCGGCAAAGGCACGGTCGCCCAGCTTGTCGCGACTGAATTGGGCTTTCACTACCTCGATTCAGGTGCTTTATACCGCCTGACAGCCCTGTCTGCCTTGTATCGAGGTATCGCCATTGATGATGAGCAAGCTGTCGCTAAATCCGTCGAAACCCTCAATTGTGGCTTCAAAGATGGTGACATCTTCCTTGATCGTGAAAATGTCACTATGTCGATCCGGGCTGAGGAAGTTGGTAATACAGCATCAAAAATCGCCGCTTTGCCTGCCGTGCGCAAGGCCCTGGTTGATTTGCAGTTGCGCTTCCGTGAGGCGCCGGGCCTGATTGCCGACGGCCGGGATATGGGAACCGTGATTTTCCCTGACGCCAAGCTCAAGGTCTTCCTTACCGCCAGCGCCGAAGCGCGGGCCGAAAGACGTTATAAGCAATTGATTGACAAGGGATTTTCTGCTAATATAGAAGACCTTCTGAAAGATTTGAACGAACGTGATGCACGTGATGCGAATCGCGCCATCGCCCCGCTCAAGCCCGCCGAAGAAGCATATTTGCTGGATACCTCGAATCTGACCGTGCAGCAGGCGGTGGATCAGGTGCTGGCCTGGTATGCGGCTGTAAAGAATTAA
- the serC gene encoding 3-phosphoserine/phosphohydroxythreonine transaminase, with protein MKRVYNFSPGPAALPQEVIKQAAEEMTNWRGSGLSVMEMSHRGREFTEILATTKADLRSLLSIPDNYKILLMQGGAIAENAIVPMNLVGSKAQPATIDFVNTGHWSSKTIEEAHKYAKVNIAASSEDKDFTYVPARDTWKLTPDAAYVHICTNETIGGVEFDFTPDVGNVPLVADMSSNILSREIDISKYAVIYAGAQKNIGPAGVTIVIVRDDMLGHALPICPSAFDWKLVDEHDSMFNTPPTYPIYIAGLTFQWMLRQGGVAAMEQVNIAKAKLIYDYLDSTDFYVNSVPAANRSRMNVPFFLKDESLNGKFITEADAQGLVQLKGHSSVGGMRASIYNAMPIEGVQALVAFMKDFEKKYG; from the coding sequence ATGAAGCGTGTGTATAACTTTTCGCCGGGTCCGGCTGCATTGCCGCAAGAAGTGATCAAGCAGGCAGCAGAGGAAATGACAAACTGGAGAGGTAGCGGTTTGTCAGTGATGGAGATGAGCCATCGCGGGCGGGAATTCACGGAAATCCTGGCAACAACCAAAGCTGATTTGCGCTCTTTGTTGTCGATTCCGGACAATTATAAAATTCTGCTGATGCAAGGTGGTGCGATTGCGGAAAACGCGATTGTCCCTATGAATCTGGTCGGTAGCAAAGCACAGCCTGCGACCATCGATTTCGTCAATACCGGTCATTGGTCGAGCAAGACGATAGAAGAAGCGCACAAGTATGCGAAGGTGAATATTGCTGCTTCGTCCGAAGACAAGGATTTCACATATGTGCCTGCACGCGATACCTGGAAGCTGACGCCTGATGCGGCGTATGTGCATATCTGCACCAACGAAACCATCGGCGGCGTCGAGTTCGACTTCACGCCTGACGTCGGCAACGTGCCTTTGGTTGCAGATATGTCGTCGAATATCCTGTCGCGCGAAATCGATATCTCCAAGTACGCGGTGATCTATGCCGGCGCACAAAAGAATATCGGCCCGGCCGGTGTGACAATCGTCATCGTGCGCGACGATATGCTGGGTCATGCCCTGCCTATTTGCCCGTCCGCATTCGACTGGAAGCTGGTGGACGAACATGATTCAATGTTCAACACACCGCCAACCTATCCTATCTATATCGCCGGCCTGACCTTCCAATGGATGTTGCGCCAGGGTGGTGTGGCAGCGATGGAGCAAGTCAATATTGCGAAAGCAAAATTGATTTATGACTATCTGGATTCGACCGACTTCTACGTCAACAGTGTGCCGGCTGCGAATCGCTCGCGCATGAACGTACCGTTTTTCCTGAAAGACGAGTCGCTGAACGGCAAGTTCATCACTGAAGCGGACGCACAAGGTCTGGTACAACTCAAAGGTCATAGCTCGGTCGGCGGCATGCGTGCGTCGATCTATAACGCGATGCCGATTGAGGGTGTGCAGGCATTGGTCGCATTCATGAAAGACTTCGAGAAAAAGTACGGCTGA
- the hisC gene encoding histidinol-phosphate transaminase, translating into MSIKFGPEYVRAIAPYQGGRPIAEVAREFGLDEAKIVKLASNENPLGMPESAKQAMAAAIADAGRYPDGNGFELKAALTAKYGVPAEWITLGNGSNDILELSAHAFVQPGQSVIYAQYSFAVYPLAAQAVGARSLVIAAKDFGHDLDAMADAIEADTRLIFVANPNNPTGTFIPGEQIESFLKRVPPEVVVVLDEAYTEFLAPEQQYDSIAWVAKYPNLLVSRSMSKVYGLAGLRIGYGIAQAGITDLLNRIRQPFNVNSLAQAAAIAALNDHAFVQKSAQLNATGYRQLTQAFDALKLRYLPSSGNFVMVKVGDDDGAGARINLALLKQGVIVRPVGNYGLPQWLRISIGLEEENAVFIAALKKALA; encoded by the coding sequence ATGTCAATCAAGTTTGGTCCTGAATACGTTCGTGCGATTGCGCCTTACCAGGGCGGTCGCCCGATTGCGGAAGTCGCGCGTGAATTCGGCCTCGATGAAGCAAAAATCGTCAAACTCGCTTCGAATGAAAATCCGCTCGGCATGCCCGAGTCCGCCAAACAGGCGATGGCAGCCGCGATAGCCGATGCCGGTCGCTATCCGGATGGTAATGGTTTCGAATTGAAGGCTGCCCTGACTGCCAAGTACGGCGTGCCGGCCGAATGGATTACGCTGGGTAATGGCAGCAACGATATCCTCGAACTGTCAGCGCATGCATTCGTGCAGCCGGGACAGTCGGTGATTTACGCGCAATACTCGTTTGCGGTCTATCCATTGGCGGCGCAAGCTGTCGGTGCTCGTTCGCTGGTGATTGCCGCGAAGGATTTCGGCCACGACCTGGATGCGATGGCGGATGCGATTGAAGCTGATACGCGCCTGATCTTTGTCGCCAATCCAAACAATCCAACCGGTACCTTTATTCCCGGTGAGCAGATTGAATCCTTCCTCAAGCGTGTACCGCCTGAAGTTGTGGTGGTGCTGGATGAGGCTTACACGGAATTCCTCGCGCCGGAACAACAATACGATTCGATAGCCTGGGTTGCCAAGTATCCGAATCTGCTGGTGTCGCGCTCGATGTCCAAGGTCTACGGCCTGGCTGGTTTACGTATCGGTTACGGTATCGCACAAGCGGGCATTACCGATTTGCTCAATCGCATACGCCAGCCTTTCAATGTGAATTCGCTGGCGCAAGCCGCTGCGATTGCTGCATTGAATGATCATGCTTTTGTACAAAAAAGCGCGCAATTGAACGCAACCGGTTACCGTCAGCTGACACAGGCTTTCGATGCGCTGAAGCTGCGCTATTTGCCATCCTCCGGCAACTTTGTCATGGTCAAAGTCGGTGATGACGATGGCGCCGGTGCACGCATTAATCTGGCTTTGCTGAAGCAGGGTGTGATCGTGCGTCCGGTCGGTAACTATGGTTTGCCACAATGGTTGCGCATTTCGATTGGCCTGGAAGAAGAAAATGCAGTCTTCATCGCCGCTTTGAAAAAAGCGCTGGCCTGA
- a CDS encoding integration host factor subunit beta produces the protein MTKSELIARLAERYPQLVAKDADYAVKTILDAMSDALATGQRIEIRGFGSFALNSRPPRIGRNPKSGDKVMVPEKRVPHFKPGKQLRERVDAMVGQPIIED, from the coding sequence ATGACAAAGTCGGAGCTGATTGCTCGCTTGGCTGAGCGTTATCCGCAACTGGTAGCTAAGGATGCGGATTACGCGGTCAAAACCATCCTTGATGCGATGTCCGATGCCCTGGCAACCGGACAACGCATCGAGATACGTGGTTTCGGCAGCTTTGCACTCAATAGCCGCCCACCGCGTATCGGTCGCAACCCAAAGTCGGGTGACAAGGTGATGGTTCCGGAAAAACGGGTTCCTCACTTCAAGCCAGGCAAGCAGTTGCGTGAGCGTGTGGATGCGATGGTTGGGCAACCAATCATCGAAGACTGA
- a CDS encoding LapA family protein, which yields MKILLRIIAVLLFIVFFGFAMKNTQEVSLQFFLGYEMRGPLVLLLLGFFVGGAALGVLAMTPTLFRHRRELAKQKKTITTIQKEVQEQALVKSQPPQPDAVIHL from the coding sequence ATGAAAATCCTGCTCAGAATTATTGCTGTCTTACTTTTCATTGTGTTCTTCGGTTTCGCGATGAAAAATACGCAGGAAGTATCGCTGCAGTTCTTCCTCGGTTACGAAATGCGCGGGCCTTTGGTATTGCTCCTGCTCGGTTTCTTTGTCGGTGGTGCGGCCCTGGGCGTATTGGCGATGACGCCGACCCTGTTCCGTCACCGTCGTGAACTGGCGAAGCAAAAGAAGACGATTACAACGATACAAAAAGAAGTACAAGAACAGGCTTTGGTGAAATCGCAGCCGCCACAGCCGGACGCCGTGATTCATCTGTGA
- the aroA gene encoding 3-phosphoshikimate 1-carboxyvinyltransferase, which translates to MKHYPHYLDLKPAMHAKGVVRLPGSKSISNRTLLLAALAQGTTHIRDLLASDDTHVMLMALQKLGVKWEQIGESQDYIVHGVDGSFPVHQADLFMGNAGTAIRPLTAALAVTGGDYTLHGVSRMHERPIGDLVDALNAIGTHIEYTGEPGYPPLHIQRGRIHAHEMSVRGNVSSQFLTALLMAAPLMTREQDVIINVIGDLISKPYIEITLNLIQRFGVEVQRNGWQSFTIKAGQRYISPGNIHVEGDASSASYFLAAGAIAGGPVRVEGVGRDSIQGDVRFVEALEQMGATVRMGDNWIEAESNGVLRAIDADFNHIPDAAMTIAVAALYADGPSILRNIGSWRVKETDRISAMATELRKLGAIVEEGEDYLKVTPPAEILSAAIDTYDDHRMAMCFSLATLDGAARRGNKERINDPQCVAKTFPEYFEAFAKVTEESLF; encoded by the coding sequence ATGAAACACTATCCGCATTATCTTGACCTGAAACCGGCGATGCACGCGAAAGGCGTGGTGCGTTTGCCTGGTTCCAAAAGTATTTCCAACCGCACCCTGCTGCTGGCGGCATTGGCGCAGGGCACGACGCATATCCGCGATTTACTGGCTTCCGACGATACGCATGTGATGCTGATGGCTTTGCAAAAGCTGGGCGTCAAATGGGAGCAAATCGGCGAATCGCAGGATTACATCGTGCACGGCGTAGATGGTTCCTTTCCAGTGCACCAGGCCGATCTCTTTATGGGTAATGCCGGCACTGCGATCCGTCCATTGACGGCGGCGCTGGCGGTGACGGGCGGCGATTACACCTTGCATGGCGTATCGCGCATGCATGAGCGTCCTATCGGTGATCTGGTCGATGCGCTGAATGCGATCGGCACACATATTGAGTACACCGGTGAGCCTGGTTATCCACCGCTGCATATCCAGCGTGGCCGCATCCATGCGCATGAGATGTCGGTGCGCGGCAATGTCTCCAGCCAGTTCCTGACTGCGCTGTTGATGGCTGCTCCCCTGATGACGCGTGAACAGGATGTGATCATCAATGTGATCGGCGACTTGATCTCCAAGCCGTATATCGAAATCACGCTGAACCTGATCCAGCGCTTTGGCGTGGAAGTGCAGCGCAATGGCTGGCAATCGTTCACGATCAAAGCCGGGCAGCGCTATATCAGCCCGGGCAATATCCATGTCGAAGGCGATGCCTCGTCGGCGTCTTACTTCCTGGCAGCCGGCGCGATAGCCGGTGGTCCGGTACGGGTCGAAGGCGTGGGGCGGGACAGTATCCAGGGTGATGTGCGTTTCGTGGAAGCACTTGAACAGATGGGTGCCACCGTACGCATGGGCGATAACTGGATAGAAGCAGAATCGAATGGCGTGTTGCGCGCGATTGATGCCGACTTCAATCATATTCCTGATGCCGCGATGACGATTGCCGTTGCGGCGCTGTATGCCGACGGTCCGAGCATTTTGCGCAATATAGGCAGCTGGCGCGTCAAGGAAACCGATCGCATCAGTGCGATGGCGACTGAACTGCGCAAGTTGGGTGCGATCGTGGAAGAGGGCGAAGATTACCTGAAGGTGACGCCACCGGCAGAGATTTTGTCCGCAGCGATCGATACCTATGACGACCACCGGATGGCCATGTGTTTCTCATTGGCGACCCTGGATGGGGCAGCGCGTCGTGGCAACAAGGAGCGCATCAATGACCCACAATGCGTGGCCAAGACCTTCCCAGAGTATTTCGAAGCCTTTGCCAAGGTTACCGAAGAGAGTTTGTTTTAA
- the rpsA gene encoding 30S ribosomal protein S1, translated as MESFAALFEESLSRQDMRSGEVISAEVVRLDHNFVIVNAGLKSEAFIPIEEFKNDNGELEVNVGDFISVAIESLENGFGDTILSRDKAKRLASWLSLEKAMESGEIVVGTVNGKVKGGLTVLTNGIRAFLPGSLVDTRPVKDTTPFEGKTLEFKVIKLDRKRNNVVLSRRAVIEASMGEERQKLMETLKEGTIVTGVVKNITDYGAFVDLGGIDGLLHITDLAWRRVRHPSEVLTVGQEITAKVLKYDQEKNRVSLGVKQLGDDPWTGLSRRYPQGTRLFGKVTNLTDYGSFVEVEQGIEGLVHVSEMDWTNKNVAPNKVVQLGDEVEVMVLEIDEERRRISLGMKQCKANPWDDFAVTHKKGDKVRGAIKSITDFGVFIGLAGNIDGLVHLSDLSWTETGEEAVRRFKKGDELEAIVLAIDVERERVSLGVKQLEGDPFNNFAAMNDKGALVTGTVKSVEPKGAVIQLSDEVEGYLRASEISRDRVEDAGTHLKVGDTVEAMVINVDRKARGIQLSIKAKDNVETQEAMQKMSSDSNAASGTTSLGALLKAKLDNKN; from the coding sequence ATGGAAAGTTTTGCCGCTCTTTTTGAAGAATCGTTGTCACGTCAGGACATGCGTTCTGGTGAAGTGATTTCGGCTGAAGTTGTCCGCCTCGACCATAACTTCGTTATCGTCAACGCTGGCTTGAAGTCGGAAGCATTTATTCCAATCGAAGAATTCAAAAACGACAATGGCGAACTCGAAGTCAACGTTGGCGATTTTATTTCCGTCGCTATTGAATCCCTCGAAAACGGTTTTGGCGACACAATCCTGTCGCGCGACAAGGCTAAACGCCTGGCATCGTGGCTCTCGCTTGAAAAAGCGATGGAATCCGGTGAAATCGTTGTCGGTACCGTTAACGGTAAAGTCAAAGGCGGTCTGACCGTTTTGACCAATGGCATCCGCGCATTCTTGCCGGGTTCGCTGGTTGATACCCGTCCTGTTAAAGACACGACTCCATTCGAAGGCAAAACGCTCGAATTCAAAGTTATCAAACTCGATCGCAAACGTAACAACGTTGTGCTGTCGCGTCGCGCTGTCATCGAAGCATCGATGGGCGAAGAACGTCAAAAACTGATGGAAACCCTGAAAGAAGGCACCATCGTTACCGGCGTCGTTAAAAACATCACCGACTACGGCGCGTTCGTGGACCTGGGTGGTATCGATGGTCTGTTGCACATCACCGATCTGGCATGGCGTCGTGTGCGTCACCCATCGGAAGTACTCACCGTCGGCCAGGAAATCACCGCAAAAGTACTCAAGTACGATCAAGAGAAAAACCGTGTATCGCTGGGCGTCAAGCAATTGGGCGACGATCCTTGGACCGGTTTGTCCCGTCGTTACCCACAAGGCACACGCCTGTTCGGTAAAGTCACCAACCTGACCGACTACGGCTCATTCGTTGAAGTTGAGCAAGGTATCGAAGGCCTGGTGCACGTTTCCGAAATGGACTGGACCAACAAAAACGTGGCACCAAACAAAGTCGTTCAATTGGGCGATGAAGTTGAAGTCATGGTTCTGGAAATCGACGAAGAACGTCGTCGTATCAGCCTCGGCATGAAACAATGTAAAGCCAACCCATGGGATGACTTTGCTGTGACCCATAAAAAAGGTGACAAAGTTCGTGGCGCGATCAAATCGATCACCGACTTCGGCGTGTTCATCGGCCTGGCTGGCAACATCGACGGTCTGGTTCACTTGTCCGACCTGTCCTGGACAGAAACCGGCGAAGAAGCTGTTCGTCGCTTCAAGAAGGGTGACGAGCTGGAAGCAATCGTGTTGGCTATCGACGTGGAACGTGAACGCGTATCCCTCGGCGTTAAACAACTCGAAGGCGACCCATTCAACAACTTCGCTGCAATGAACGACAAAGGCGCGTTGGTAACTGGTACCGTTAAATCGGTTGAGCCTAAAGGCGCAGTGATCCAATTGTCCGATGAAGTTGAAGGCTACTTGCGCGCTTCCGAAATCTCCCGCGATCGCGTGGAAGATGCTGGTACGCACCTGAAAGTCGGCGACACAGTTGAAGCTATGGTTATCAACGTTGACCGCAAAGCACGCGGCATCCAGTTGTCGATCAAAGCTAAAGACAATGTTGAAACGCAAGAAGCAATGCAAAAAATGTCGTCGGATTCGAACGCTGCATCCGGTACGACCAGCCTCGGCGCATTGCTCAAAGCTAAGCTCGATAACAAGAACTAA
- the pheA gene encoding prephenate dehydratase — MTTDDKLKPLREQIDAIDAQILDLLNRRARVAQEVGHVKAETNAPVFRPEREAQVLRSVAERNPGPLLNTDIQTVFREVMSACRALEKRVTVAYLGPVGTFSEQAVYQQFGRAVDAMPCASIDEVFRATEAGTADFGVVPIENSSEGVINRTLDLLLQTTLTISGEVSIQVNHSLMTRTGSMTGVKTICAHSQALAQCQVWLNQNYPNIERMAVASNGEAARLAGEDPSIAAIASEIAGQKYSLQVIKAHIQDDPHNRTRFAVIGRLQTAASGKDQTSLVLSVPNKAGAVYNLLAPLAKHGVSMTRFESRPARMGTWEYYFYVDVEGHLQDAKVENALKELKDNAAFFKVLGSYPFSL, encoded by the coding sequence ATGACGACCGACGACAAGCTCAAACCACTGCGTGAACAGATCGATGCGATCGACGCGCAAATCCTCGATTTACTGAACCGGCGCGCACGCGTCGCGCAGGAAGTCGGCCACGTCAAGGCGGAGACCAATGCACCGGTCTTCCGTCCGGAACGCGAAGCACAGGTATTGCGCAGCGTGGCAGAACGTAATCCGGGGCCTTTGCTCAACACCGATATCCAGACCGTATTCCGCGAAGTGATGTCGGCTTGCCGCGCGCTGGAAAAACGCGTGACGGTCGCCTACCTGGGGCCAGTTGGCACCTTCAGCGAGCAAGCGGTGTACCAGCAATTCGGTCGCGCGGTCGATGCGATGCCATGTGCATCCATCGATGAAGTATTCCGCGCTACCGAAGCAGGCACTGCCGATTTTGGCGTCGTGCCTATCGAAAATTCGTCGGAAGGCGTGATCAATCGCACGCTGGATTTGCTGCTGCAAACCACGCTGACCATCAGCGGTGAAGTGTCTATCCAGGTGAACCACAGCCTGATGACGCGCACCGGTTCGATGACAGGCGTAAAGACAATCTGCGCGCATTCTCAGGCACTGGCGCAATGCCAGGTCTGGTTGAACCAGAATTACCCGAACATCGAACGCATGGCAGTTGCTTCCAATGGTGAAGCGGCACGCCTGGCCGGGGAAGATCCGAGCATTGCTGCGATTGCCAGTGAAATTGCCGGGCAAAAATACAGCCTGCAAGTCATCAAGGCGCACATCCAGGACGATCCGCACAACCGTACGCGGTTTGCCGTAATTGGTCGCCTGCAAACGGCCGCCAGCGGCAAGGATCAAACCTCTCTGGTACTGTCGGTGCCAAACAAGGCTGGTGCGGTCTATAACTTGCTGGCGCCTTTGGCCAAGCATGGCGTCTCGATGACACGTTTTGAGTCGCGTCCGGCACGCATGGGTACGTGGGAATATTATTTCTACGTCGATGTGGAAGGGCACCTGCAAGACGCCAAGGTTGAAAATGCCTTGAAAGAACTAAAAGACAACGCAGCATTCTTCAAAGTGCTGGGTTCGTATCCATTCAGTTTGTAA